One Peromyscus leucopus breed LL Stock chromosome 2, UCI_PerLeu_2.1, whole genome shotgun sequence DNA window includes the following coding sequences:
- the Lamtor2 gene encoding LOW QUALITY PROTEIN: ragulator complex protein LAMTOR2 (The sequence of the model RefSeq protein was modified relative to this genomic sequence to represent the inferred CDS: inserted 1 base in 1 codon; substituted 1 base at 1 genomic stop codon) produces the protein MPVRAADSGGTTLDDLGXGGTDAWVTTASTSNLWXEYNQNGNQAFNEDNLKFILMDLHGGPCSHYQVANLLLCINAEETVGFRVLKAQTQAIAGGPGGTPHPSSSIILEGWKLDQKGWANFAFF, from the exons ATGCCTG TACGCGCTGCTGACTCAGGAGGGACTACACTGGACGACTTGGGCTGAGGGGGCACAGATGCCTGGGTCACCACTGCTAGCACCAGTAACCTCT CCGAGTACAATCAGAATGGGAACCAAGCGTTTAATGAAGACAATCTCAAATTTATCCTCATGGACTTACACGGAGGGCCATGTAGCCATTACCAGGTGGCCAACCTTCTGCTATGTATAAATGCCGAGGAGACTGTAGGCTTCCGAGTGCTCAAGGCCCAGACCCAGGCAATTGCTGGAGGGCCTGGAGGAACTCCTCACCCAAGTAGCAGCATCATACTAGAGGGATGGAAGCTGGATCAGAAAGGATGGGC GAATTTTGCTTTTTTCTGA